Proteins from a single region of Sediminitomix flava:
- a CDS encoding geranylgeranyl reductase family protein produces the protein MKPSICIVGAGPAGAMAALFLAKANVPCILIDKAVFPRDKVCGDALGGFVPSVLKQYSEDLLLKFRQQSTKIDCFGVKFVSPNLKEIQIPFALPDGQSEGFVSPRMDFDHFLIEEVKSQSLITFLEGWEISSYSKIENGWELENKEGEKLTSALVVWANGAHSQFSKKEANIQVEAEHYAAGLRMYYENVVGFEEGNMIELHFLKDILPGYLWVFPLPNNKANIGLGLRSDWVNKRGINIKKVLDEYLKTAPHLKDRFKDAKALEKVKGYGLPLASKKRKISGERFMLCGDAACLIDPFTGEGIGHAMYSGKFAADQILKCIEQNNFSAEFIAQYDKAVYQKLGKTFKLSTMMQKLAQHAWLLNFIFNRANQSKSIQNTIMSMLGNVDIRKNFKNPMFYLKLLFGK, from the coding sequence ATGAAACCATCAATTTGTATAGTAGGAGCAGGTCCAGCAGGTGCAATGGCCGCTCTTTTTTTAGCAAAAGCAAATGTCCCTTGTATTTTAATAGATAAGGCAGTTTTTCCTAGAGATAAAGTCTGTGGAGATGCTTTGGGTGGTTTCGTTCCTTCAGTGCTTAAACAATATTCTGAAGATTTACTTTTAAAATTCAGACAACAAAGCACTAAAATAGATTGCTTTGGAGTAAAATTCGTTTCACCCAATCTTAAAGAAATTCAGATTCCATTTGCTCTGCCCGACGGACAATCCGAAGGTTTTGTAAGCCCGAGAATGGATTTCGATCACTTTTTGATTGAAGAAGTAAAGAGCCAATCGCTGATTACATTTTTAGAAGGATGGGAAATTTCATCTTATTCTAAAATTGAAAATGGTTGGGAGTTAGAAAATAAAGAAGGAGAAAAACTTACTTCAGCACTTGTAGTTTGGGCAAATGGTGCACATTCGCAGTTTTCAAAAAAAGAAGCCAATATACAAGTTGAAGCAGAGCACTATGCTGCCGGCCTACGAATGTACTACGAAAATGTAGTCGGTTTTGAAGAAGGGAATATGATCGAACTTCATTTCTTAAAAGATATCTTGCCGGGCTACTTATGGGTATTTCCATTACCAAACAATAAAGCGAACATTGGCCTTGGTCTGAGAAGTGATTGGGTAAACAAAAGAGGAATTAACATCAAAAAAGTACTTGATGAATACCTAAAAACGGCTCCTCATTTAAAAGATAGGTTCAAGGATGCAAAAGCTTTAGAAAAAGTAAAAGGGTATGGTTTACCTTTAGCCAGCAAGAAACGTAAAATTTCTGGTGAAAGATTTATGCTTTGTGGAGATGCGGCATGCTTGATTGACCCTTTTACAGGAGAAGGAATAGGTCATGCAATGTACAGTGGGAAATTTGCAGCTGATCAGATCTTAAAATGCATAGAACAAAATAATTTCTCAGCTGAGTTTATAGCTCAATATGACAAGGCTGTTTATCAGAAACTAGGCAAAACATTTAAGCTAAGTACGATGATGCAAAAACTTGCTCAACATGCTTGGTTACTCAACTTTATTTTCAACAGAGCTAATCAGAGTAAGAGTATTCAAAATACAATTATGAGTATGCTCGGCAATGTTGATATTCGCAAAAACTTCAAGAACCCAATGTTCTACCTCAAATTATTATTCGGAAAATAA
- a CDS encoding ABC transporter permease encodes MAADVSNFIAKRISDQKVGNFSSLISRIAVGSIALGIATLLLSFTIFEGFRATIQDKIFALSGHILIEKFSLNQSMEESPIDLNDSELYLAKDTISEIEHLQVFAHKWSILKHEEEVTGILLKGVSQDFDSIRLQGSLVEGRFPNLASDKYSKEIVVSRRIADKMGLSLGDKVILFFIQQPPKARPLHIVGIYETGIEDFDDRVAIGDIRLVQRINGWNDNIVGGMEIFVSDFDLLDQDYEAISEVTDLDLIPIKISEEFSHFFDWFTMLNKNVIVFMSIILVVVLFNIISITLILIMERTNMIGSLKAIGANNWQIRKIFMYNGSRILLKGLLLGNVLGFTLALLQKYGKIIPLDPETYYMSYVPITFKWSIVIGVNALVAILVIAIQLIPTSIISRLSPIKVIKFS; translated from the coding sequence ATGGCAGCGGATGTTTCAAATTTTATAGCAAAACGAATTAGTGATCAGAAGGTAGGGAATTTTTCTTCCTTGATCAGTCGAATTGCTGTAGGAAGTATTGCATTGGGGATTGCAACATTGCTGTTGTCGTTTACCATTTTTGAAGGTTTTAGGGCCACTATTCAAGATAAAATATTTGCACTTTCAGGACATATTTTGATTGAGAAGTTTTCTTTGAATCAATCCATGGAAGAATCTCCAATTGACCTCAATGATAGTGAGCTTTATTTGGCAAAAGATACTATTTCTGAAATTGAGCATTTACAGGTCTTTGCTCATAAATGGAGTATTCTGAAACATGAAGAGGAAGTAACAGGGATTTTACTAAAAGGTGTTTCGCAAGATTTTGATTCGATAAGATTGCAAGGGAGCTTGGTTGAAGGCCGTTTCCCGAATCTTGCGTCTGATAAATACTCAAAAGAAATTGTGGTGAGTAGGAGGATTGCGGATAAAATGGGATTGAGTCTCGGAGATAAAGTCATTTTATTTTTCATCCAACAACCACCCAAAGCTCGTCCATTACATATTGTCGGAATATATGAAACAGGTATTGAAGATTTTGACGATCGAGTAGCGATTGGTGATATCAGACTTGTACAGCGAATAAATGGATGGAATGATAATATTGTAGGTGGTATGGAGATTTTCGTGAGTGATTTCGATCTATTAGATCAAGATTATGAAGCCATCTCAGAAGTCACAGATTTAGACCTTATACCAATAAAGATTTCAGAGGAGTTTTCGCACTTTTTTGACTGGTTTACTATGCTCAACAAGAATGTGATTGTTTTTATGTCGATTATTCTTGTTGTGGTGCTTTTCAACATCATTTCCATCACACTCATTCTAATTATGGAAAGAACTAACATGATTGGAAGTTTGAAGGCAATTGGGGCAAATAACTGGCAAATTCGAAAAATATTTATGTACAATGGCTCTCGTATTTTGCTAAAGGGACTTTTACTGGGGAATGTTTTAGGTTTTACTTTGGCTTTGCTTCAAAAGTATGGAAAAATTATTCCACTTGATCCAGAAACGTATTATATGAGTTATGTCCCGATTACATTTAAATGGTCAATAGTGATAGGTGTAAATGCATTAGTAGCGATATTGGTGATTGCTATTCAACTTATTCCGACGTCTATTATTTCAAGGCTATCACCTATTAAAGTCATTAAGTTTAGCTAG
- a CDS encoding universal stress protein yields MYDFKNILVALDRSEMDRILLNNLYKLQPMVSVEKVYFLHVTKNEIIPDEITGLSPLLMGPSDVDLEEEIREQLKEIWEKQERKKEYEIHIEKGSMSKRLIEFSEKKDVDLIIFGKKLKRKGVKSRQVARFAHCSVLIVPENIPEKLDHIAVAVDFSSSSIDALEIGINVARHNENTKLSAIHLYELPVGYTTVGHSYDETNSIMKENIQKNFDALLEKIDTKGVKIETLPIFKPQYETFEKSLTHTLHELDASTVVIGSHGRDAFVEWMLGSSTEKFLDISLDIPVFITKKKGKFMPIIDSFFDK; encoded by the coding sequence ATGTATGACTTTAAGAATATTTTGGTAGCCTTAGACCGTAGCGAGATGGATCGCATTCTGCTTAACAATCTCTATAAATTACAACCTATGGTCTCCGTAGAGAAAGTTTATTTTTTGCATGTTACCAAAAACGAAATCATACCTGATGAAATCACTGGCTTATCTCCATTGCTCATGGGGCCAAGCGATGTAGATTTGGAAGAAGAGATCAGAGAACAGCTCAAAGAAATATGGGAGAAACAAGAGCGAAAGAAAGAATATGAGATTCACATCGAGAAAGGAAGTATGAGTAAAAGACTGATTGAATTCAGTGAGAAAAAGGATGTTGACCTCATCATATTCGGTAAAAAACTTAAACGAAAAGGTGTAAAATCTCGCCAAGTAGCCAGATTTGCCCATTGTTCAGTACTCATAGTTCCTGAGAACATCCCAGAAAAATTAGACCATATTGCTGTTGCTGTTGACTTCTCTTCATCTTCAATTGATGCCCTCGAAATTGGAATTAATGTAGCAAGGCACAACGAAAACACCAAGTTATCTGCCATTCACCTTTATGAACTACCTGTTGGTTACACTACCGTAGGACATTCTTACGATGAGACCAATAGCATCATGAAAGAGAATATTCAGAAAAACTTTGATGCTTTGCTCGAAAAAATAGATACCAAAGGTGTTAAGATTGAAACCTTACCAATTTTCAAACCTCAATACGAAACCTTTGAAAAATCACTTACTCATACCCTTCATGAACTAGATGCATCAACTGTGGTGATTGGCTCACACGGTAGAGATGCTTTTGTGGAATGGATGCTGGGTTCTTCAACCGAAAAATTCCTAGATATCTCTTTAGATATTCCTGTTTTTATCACTAAAAAGAAAGGTAAGTTTATGCCAATTATTGACTCTTTCTTTGATAAATAG
- the fbp gene encoding class 1 fructose-bisphosphatase has product MHAFQRMLEQFTAPVGTALDRFIAQKQEQFPYATGELSQLLRDIALASKIINREINRAGLTGIEGQAGGENVQGEQQQKLDVIADFRFSRALSKGGETCGIVSEESQDVIDTGNHDSKYVVTIDPLDGSSNIDVNVSVGTIFSIYRRKSELGTPPTIDDMLQKGTEQVAAGYILYGSSTMLVYTTGFGVHGFTYEPSLGEYFLSHPDMKIKEDGSIFSINEGAYNSFSPSIKKYLTYCKENEWSGRYIGSLVGDFHRNLLKGGIYLYPSTEKHPDGKLRLLYECNALAFLVEQAGGLATDGKQRILDIEPRTLHQRTPFYVGSPKMVQKVQEFLDEDDV; this is encoded by the coding sequence ATGCACGCTTTTCAACGAATGTTAGAACAATTTACTGCACCTGTGGGAACAGCATTAGATCGTTTCATAGCACAAAAACAAGAACAATTCCCATATGCCACTGGAGAATTGTCCCAGCTACTCCGAGATATCGCTCTTGCTTCTAAAATTATCAACAGAGAAATCAACCGTGCCGGACTTACGGGTATTGAAGGACAAGCAGGAGGTGAAAATGTTCAAGGAGAACAACAACAAAAGCTAGATGTAATTGCAGACTTCCGTTTTAGTAGAGCGCTTTCCAAAGGAGGTGAAACTTGCGGAATTGTATCTGAAGAATCGCAAGACGTGATTGATACAGGAAATCATGATTCCAAGTATGTTGTTACGATTGATCCTTTGGATGGTTCCTCAAACATTGATGTCAATGTCTCGGTAGGAACCATTTTTTCTATCTACAGAAGAAAGTCTGAACTAGGAACACCTCCTACAATAGATGACATGCTTCAGAAAGGAACAGAACAAGTAGCAGCAGGTTATATCCTTTACGGATCTTCAACTATGCTTGTTTACACGACCGGTTTCGGTGTTCATGGCTTTACTTATGAGCCTTCTCTTGGCGAGTACTTCTTGTCTCACCCAGATATGAAGATCAAGGAAGATGGAAGTATATTTTCTATCAATGAAGGAGCCTACAACAGCTTTTCACCATCAATCAAGAAATACTTAACGTATTGTAAAGAAAACGAATGGTCTGGGCGTTACATTGGCTCATTGGTAGGAGATTTCCACCGAAACTTATTGAAAGGAGGAATTTACCTTTACCCTTCTACTGAAAAGCATCCTGACGGGAAATTACGATTGCTTTATGAGTGCAATGCTTTAGCCTTTTTGGTAGAACAGGCAGGAGGACTTGCAACAGATGGAAAGCAAAGAATATTGGATATAGAACCTAGAACGCTTCACCAACGTACACCGTTTTATGTTGGATCACCAAAGATGGTCCAAAAAGTACAAGAATTTCTAGATGAAGATGATGTCTAA
- the nrfA gene encoding ammonia-forming cytochrome c nitrite reductase: MSLKDTVEKKPWVGWVLFLLTVGVVYLLGVFSSTIVERRTESSLVNKPKIKINNLEPRNEVWGINYPREYETYMETKSMDFRSKYNGSAMIDMLDEYPALVILWAGYKFSQDYNQARGHYYAVEDIRNTLRTGAPMNGKHSPMPNTCWTCKSPDVPRKMKEIGIAEFYSGHWEERGSDIINPIGCADCHDENTMKLKITRPALIEAFERQGKDITKATHQEMRTLVCAQCHVEYYFNSDKPKKGVPYLTFPWDNGTTAEEIEEYFDDINFKDYTHQLSKAPIIKAQHPGYETYTKSIHYQRGVSCADCHMPYKSEGGVKFTDHKIQSPLNNIANSCQVCHRESEEDILKSVYNNMDRVLHNRGKLEEILVKTHLEAEFAWKQGATEEQMKDVLLDIRHAQWRWDYAAAAHGAAFHAPVEILRVVGTGIEIAQEARMKIRSVLTELGYTKEIPIPDVSTKEKAQKYIGVDLPKLRAEKKLFLDTVVPKWLDEAEKRESKMPQYDQAVNAEPKSKEKEQTASMLNK, encoded by the coding sequence ATGAGCTTAAAAGACACCGTCGAGAAAAAACCTTGGGTAGGATGGGTTTTATTCCTGCTTACAGTAGGTGTAGTTTATTTATTAGGGGTATTTTCTTCGACCATCGTAGAGCGTAGAACCGAATCATCCTTGGTCAATAAACCGAAGATTAAAATTAATAATCTAGAACCTAGAAATGAGGTTTGGGGAATTAATTATCCTAGGGAATATGAAACATACATGGAAACCAAAAGTATGGACTTCAGAAGTAAGTACAATGGTAGTGCCATGATTGATATGTTGGATGAATATCCTGCACTCGTAATTCTTTGGGCTGGTTATAAATTCTCTCAAGATTATAATCAAGCAAGAGGACACTATTATGCTGTAGAAGATATTCGTAATACACTTCGTACGGGTGCACCTATGAATGGCAAGCATAGTCCGATGCCAAATACATGTTGGACTTGTAAATCTCCTGATGTACCTCGTAAAATGAAGGAAATAGGTATTGCAGAGTTTTATAGTGGTCATTGGGAAGAAAGAGGTTCAGATATTATAAATCCGATTGGTTGTGCTGACTGTCATGATGAGAATACAATGAAGCTCAAAATCACAAGACCAGCACTGATTGAGGCTTTTGAAAGACAAGGTAAAGATATTACGAAAGCCACTCATCAAGAAATGCGAACATTAGTTTGTGCTCAGTGTCACGTAGAATATTACTTCAATAGTGATAAGCCCAAAAAAGGTGTTCCTTACCTTACTTTCCCATGGGATAATGGTACCACAGCTGAAGAAATTGAGGAGTATTTTGATGACATTAACTTTAAAGATTATACTCACCAATTAAGTAAAGCACCAATCATTAAAGCTCAACATCCAGGTTACGAGACTTATACGAAGAGTATTCACTACCAAAGAGGAGTTTCTTGTGCCGACTGTCATATGCCTTATAAATCTGAAGGCGGAGTGAAGTTCACTGATCACAAAATTCAATCTCCACTAAATAATATCGCAAACTCTTGTCAGGTTTGTCACCGAGAAAGTGAGGAAGACATTCTTAAAAGTGTTTACAATAACATGGATAGAGTGCTTCATAATAGAGGGAAATTGGAGGAGATATTGGTTAAAACTCACCTAGAAGCAGAATTCGCTTGGAAGCAAGGGGCAACAGAAGAACAAATGAAAGATGTTCTGTTGGATATTCGTCATGCCCAATGGCGTTGGGATTATGCAGCTGCAGCGCATGGTGCGGCTTTCCATGCCCCAGTTGAGATTCTGAGAGTAGTTGGTACAGGTATCGAAATAGCTCAAGAAGCTCGTATGAAAATCCGTTCTGTACTTACCGAGTTAGGATATACTAAAGAAATTCCTATTCCAGATGTTTCCACTAAAGAAAAGGCTCAGAAATATATAGGGGTAGATTTACCGAAGCTTAGAGCAGAGAAAAAACTGTTCTTAGATACAGTCGTACCGAAGTGGTTGGATGAAGCTGAAAAGAGAGAGTCTAAAATGCCACAATACGATCAAGCTGTAAATGCTGAGCCAAAATCTAAAGAAAAAGAGCAAACAGCATCAATGCTTAATAAATAA
- the nrfH gene encoding cytochrome c nitrite reductase small subunit, with amino-acid sequence MKLLRYFTPPDPWKIPVFGLLAALLGLGIYTLNIANAFSYLSDEPEVCINCHVMNPQYATWQHSSHREVASCNDCHVPQTSVFEKYWFKAKDGLGHSYMFTFRLEPQVIQIKSEGAQTVQGNCERCHEQLISEVNLADNEEIFHGDGKYCWDCHVETPHGSVRSLSSTPQAQVPNLGSPVPQWLKKLQESE; translated from the coding sequence ATGAAATTACTGAGATACTTTACTCCTCCAGATCCTTGGAAAATCCCTGTATTTGGGCTCTTGGCGGCTTTATTGGGTTTGGGAATTTATACCTTAAACATAGCCAATGCTTTTTCTTATTTATCTGATGAGCCAGAGGTCTGTATAAACTGCCATGTGATGAATCCTCAATATGCAACTTGGCAGCATAGTTCTCACCGTGAAGTTGCAAGCTGTAATGATTGTCATGTTCCTCAAACAAGTGTTTTCGAGAAATATTGGTTTAAAGCCAAAGATGGTTTAGGACACTCATATATGTTCACTTTCAGACTTGAGCCTCAAGTGATTCAAATAAAGTCTGAAGGAGCTCAAACAGTTCAAGGAAACTGTGAACGTTGTCACGAACAACTGATTTCAGAAGTGAACTTGGCTGACAATGAAGAAATATTTCATGGTGATGGTAAATATTGTTGGGACTGTCACGTAGAGACACCTCACGGGAGTGTAAGAAGTTTGAGTTCAACACCACAGGCTCAAGTTCCGAACCTTGGAAGTCCCGTTCCACAGTGGCTAAAAAAATTACAAGAATCTGAATAA
- a CDS encoding cytochrome c maturation protein CcmE domain-containing protein, whose protein sequence is MRKTHVVLICIIAIACAMILSTTSSTGKYANFNEAFADEGEPFTIVGQLNKSKPIEYNPQVDPNMVTFFMTDKKGKEVKVYLNQSKPQDFERSEDVVVKGIAKGDAFYAKTVLLKCPSKYQEEQQFNQ, encoded by the coding sequence ATGCGAAAAACACATGTAGTATTAATCTGTATAATTGCGATAGCATGTGCAATGATTCTTTCGACCACATCTTCTACTGGAAAATATGCAAACTTCAATGAAGCTTTTGCAGATGAGGGAGAGCCTTTTACGATTGTAGGGCAATTGAATAAGTCAAAACCAATAGAATATAATCCTCAAGTTGATCCGAATATGGTTACTTTCTTTATGACGGATAAAAAGGGGAAAGAAGTCAAAGTCTACCTCAATCAAAGTAAACCACAGGACTTTGAAAGATCGGAAGATGTTGTAGTAAAGGGTATCGCGAAAGGAGATGCTTTTTATGCTAAAACAGTCTTGTTGAAATGCCCTTCAAAATACCAAGAAGAACAGCAATTCAACCAATAA
- the ccsA gene encoding cytochrome c biogenesis protein CcsA: protein MNTIKALQNLNFYENEHTLIGILGHGMVIFSLFSALIAAIYFIKASSKKEEDLRWRKWGIVSFRLHFIAVVSTALMLFSMIFNHYYEYEYVWKYSNNQMPLRYIFSCFWSGQQGSILLWTFWTGLIGVVLSKQKNSWQPYVLSIFAIIQVLLSSLLLGVYVGDLRIGESPFMLIRELPDNMIMPWAKMSDYIAKIENLQDGTGLNPLLQNYWMVIHPPTLFLGFAATQVPFVFAIAALWRKEFKAWIKPALPWTYFAIMVLGVGILMGGAWAYEALSFGGFWAWDPVENASFVPWLIIVGAGHCMLIADKKGSSTYSALFLAMMSFILVWYSTFLTRSGVLGESSVHSFTGDGMLGQLLVYLLLIFCISIGFLLNNFKLQKLYATFCVLIGIAYILSKNTTITFSTFLIGTIAFMVVGYEKHFSKDQKEEKLWSREFWMFLGTMLLAISAIQISVTTSIPVINGLFNTSFDAFTDLAERNHFYNAWQAPFAIAVTFLIGITQFMKYKHTNASHFFTQILKPLFVAAIISLLFFFLPIFTPTHNLHLLLVFSSIFAITANWHYVNSVLKGKMKNAGAAIAHIGFGMIMLGATLSTSGSKEISANSSGKDLQLVSEQFNNKENILLSKYDTLLMGDYFVTYRGKKQKGVNIYFDVGYYEAIFDESARSYSVGDSLFSLNPFVQLNEKFGNVAEPGTKHFLSHDVFTHIKWADMETSDSLAILDDYMSESKVTISVGDKFRHENIGGVFREIYLIKDSKKKEELGLRENDIVVEANINIREMSEDSEIYDIKPLFIIRDSSQVMTKTVNLPELDINFTIKELKTEDKTIVLGIQEREYIVMEAVVFPFINILWAGCFIMAIGCWVAIQERRRQMRVRL, encoded by the coding sequence ATGAATACCATAAAGGCTCTCCAAAATCTTAACTTCTATGAAAATGAACATACCCTAATTGGTATTTTAGGTCATGGTATGGTTATTTTCTCATTGTTCTCAGCTTTAATTGCAGCTATATACTTTATAAAAGCGAGTTCAAAAAAAGAGGAAGACCTCAGATGGAGAAAATGGGGTATTGTAAGTTTTAGACTTCACTTCATAGCAGTTGTTTCAACCGCACTGATGCTATTCTCAATGATTTTCAATCATTATTATGAGTATGAATATGTGTGGAAATATTCCAATAATCAGATGCCCCTTCGTTACATTTTCTCCTGTTTTTGGAGTGGGCAACAAGGTAGTATCTTGTTATGGACTTTTTGGACTGGACTGATCGGAGTAGTTCTCAGTAAACAAAAAAACTCTTGGCAACCATATGTACTCAGCATTTTTGCCATCATCCAAGTCTTACTGAGTTCGCTTTTACTCGGGGTATATGTAGGTGATCTCAGAATTGGTGAAAGCCCTTTTATGCTCATCAGAGAGTTACCCGACAATATGATAATGCCTTGGGCTAAAATGTCAGATTACATTGCAAAAATTGAGAACCTACAGGATGGAACAGGATTAAACCCATTACTTCAAAACTATTGGATGGTTATACATCCTCCTACTCTATTTTTAGGATTTGCTGCAACTCAAGTACCTTTTGTATTTGCTATAGCAGCATTGTGGAGAAAGGAATTCAAAGCATGGATCAAGCCTGCTTTGCCATGGACGTACTTTGCAATTATGGTTTTAGGTGTTGGTATTCTGATGGGTGGTGCTTGGGCATATGAAGCTTTAAGTTTTGGTGGCTTTTGGGCTTGGGATCCTGTTGAAAATGCATCATTTGTTCCTTGGTTAATCATAGTTGGGGCAGGTCATTGTATGCTAATTGCTGATAAAAAAGGGAGTAGTACATACTCTGCCTTGTTTTTAGCCATGATGTCATTCATCCTAGTTTGGTACTCTACATTCTTAACAAGAAGTGGAGTTTTAGGCGAAAGTTCTGTTCACTCCTTCACAGGTGATGGTATGCTCGGGCAGCTCTTGGTTTATCTCCTTTTGATCTTCTGCATTTCTATAGGTTTTCTCTTGAATAACTTCAAACTACAGAAACTATATGCTACTTTCTGTGTACTGATTGGTATAGCCTATATTTTATCGAAAAATACCACAATTACATTCTCGACTTTCTTGATCGGAACAATTGCATTTATGGTAGTGGGCTATGAAAAACACTTTTCTAAAGATCAGAAAGAAGAAAAACTATGGTCTAGAGAATTTTGGATGTTTTTAGGAACCATGCTTCTTGCCATTTCCGCGATACAGATTTCAGTTACAACCTCTATTCCTGTCATCAATGGCTTATTCAATACTAGCTTTGATGCTTTCACAGATTTAGCCGAAAGAAATCATTTCTACAATGCGTGGCAAGCTCCTTTTGCAATAGCAGTAACCTTCTTGATTGGGATTACTCAATTTATGAAATACAAGCATACAAATGCTTCTCATTTCTTTACTCAGATCTTAAAACCACTATTTGTAGCGGCTATTATAAGCTTACTATTCTTCTTCCTTCCTATTTTCACCCCAACACATAACCTGCACCTCTTACTCGTTTTCTCTTCAATATTTGCGATTACAGCCAATTGGCACTATGTAAATAGCGTATTGAAAGGAAAAATGAAAAATGCTGGAGCAGCTATTGCACATATTGGTTTCGGGATGATTATGCTAGGAGCTACACTCTCAACCTCTGGAAGTAAAGAAATTTCAGCAAATTCATCTGGGAAAGACTTACAATTGGTAAGTGAGCAATTCAATAACAAAGAGAATATTTTACTATCAAAATATGACACGCTCCTTATGGGAGACTATTTTGTAACCTATAGAGGGAAAAAACAAAAAGGTGTAAACATCTACTTTGATGTGGGGTATTACGAAGCAATTTTCGATGAAAGTGCCAGAAGTTATTCTGTAGGCGACTCTCTTTTCTCACTAAATCCTTTTGTTCAGCTTAACGAAAAATTTGGAAATGTAGCAGAGCCTGGTACAAAGCACTTTTTGAGCCACGATGTTTTTACACATATCAAATGGGCTGATATGGAGACTTCTGACTCGCTTGCCATATTAGATGATTATATGTCTGAATCAAAAGTTACGATCTCTGTGGGAGACAAATTCAGACATGAAAATATAGGAGGTGTTTTCAGAGAAATATATCTGATAAAAGACTCCAAAAAGAAAGAAGAACTCGGATTACGAGAGAATGACATTGTAGTAGAAGCAAATATTAACATTCGTGAAATGTCAGAGGATTCTGAAATTTATGATATCAAGCCATTATTTATCATCCGAGATTCTTCACAAGTCATGACAAAAACTGTAAATCTCCCAGAACTAGATATCAACTTCACTATCAAAGAATTAAAAACAGAAGACAAAACCATTGTTCTCGGTATTCAAGAACGAGAATACATTGTTATGGAAGCCGTTGTCTTTCCATTTATCAATATTCTTTGGGCAGGATGTTTTATTATGGCTATAGGTTGCTGGGTTGCCATTCAAGAAAGACGTAGACAAATGAGGGTGCGACTTTAA